Below is a window of Pseudomonas sp. B21-040 DNA.
TTGTCACGAGGGGAAATGCCGCAAAGCCTTGTACGAGATGGGCTGCAGCAGCGGTAGGAGCGCCCGTCTCTTTCCGGGAGAAAGAGACGGGCGCAGGTTGGCGCAATGAAATGGCCAAGCGGATAGGTTGCTGCAGGGCAGCTATAAAGGGGTATGAGTTGCCGCAGTGGGCACTCTGGTAGAAGTAGGCATCCATCACATCGCTGTGACCGTGCGAGCCGCCGGATGCTAATCGCACTTTGGGAGAACCACCACGGTGTGGCGTAGCCTCAAAGGCTCTGGCTACCTGGGTTGCTGTCAACGACAGCGCTTTGCCCGATCTTTTCTACGCCTGTGGATAATTCGGGTCAAGGCTCGAATTTTCGGGAGTTCTGCGGCTGTGGATGAAATTATCCACCGGTGGAAATCAGTGGTTTTCCACAGACAGTTGGTGGCTTTAGATTTTTTAAGTGAGGTCCATCCAAGCAGGGCGGCTTTGCAGCCCTGTTTGGATGGACCCGCGTGGACGAGCGGATCAGCGAAATCTCGAAAATGTACGCGGACTCCGCTGCGGGATTATTCCGCCCCAGCTGTTATGGCATGCAGGATCATTTTGCGGTGGGTCGGGAGCTCCAGAGCCTCAATCAAGGAATGGGGGTGTAAGGGTTGACGGTGATTCCTTGGTCCCGAGGGGTTTTCCAAAATTGAGGAGCATCAGAAGGTTCTACGTCGCCTAAAAATTGGAATATTAATTTAATCAATTGGTTATATATATTCACGAAAATAAAAAGATGCCAAGGTAACCAGTGGGGGTCATAGTTTATGGGAATGGGCTAGGCAAATCTTAAATTTCACTGGCGAAAGATATTGACTTTTGATATTATTTATAAATATAAATTACACTGTAAGCAATGGCTTTACAGAGAATGGGGTAGTACGAATGGCTAACACGGCACGAAACCGCCTTGTTAACGCGATTATTTTCTTTGCTGATAACACTAAGGTCTGCGGGAAAATAAAACTTTTTAAGCTTCTATATCTACTTGATTTTGAGCATTTTCGTCAAACAGGGAAGAGTGTTACAGGTGGCGATTATCAGGCGTGGAAGTTTGGGCCAGTACCCATTGATCTTATGGAGGAGTGGGAAGAGTTAAATGATGACCTTGCCGGCTTAGTGACTATAGTTTCAGAGCAAGTAGTCGATTATGTTCGCCAAAAAGTAGTGGTCAAAGAAGGTATAAGCTTTGATGATGAGGAGTTTACACCAAGGCAACTTCGAATCATGAATAATCTTGTTAGCCGCTACAAAGAAACATTTTCCCCTAAAATGATCGATGTCACTCATGAGCAAAACGGCGCTTGGGATAAAATCTGGAACAACGGTAATGGGGCACATAAACCTATACCCTACGAACTCTCGATCAAAGAAGACGCACCAGAAAGAGAAGACCTATTAGCAATAGCATCTGAGAATGCAATGTACCAAGCAGCCCTCGCTGCTGCACGCCAAGAGTCCGTTTGAATTATGGTTGGGCTGAATTTAGCGCCAGCTCAGATCTGGCAAGACGATTGTTATTATCTAAACGAAGAAACTGGGTGTTGTGAGCGAAAATATTGGATTATTCTAGCACTTAGTCCAGATCAAGAAGACCTAGTTACTGCTGTTTTCACTTCTAAATCGAATGGGCTGATCGAGAATCCGGCGTGCTCACTGGGCCCGCCCAGAGCAGGCTACTATGTGGGTGCGCCAGGCAATATTCTTCTACTCCCTAGCTGGGTGGATTTTAGCAGTGTTAAGTTTTTAGATGTTTATGATCTAAAACTCCATATAAAACAAAAACGCACACATCTAACCAGTCAGACGCTTTCTTCTGATGTTTTCTGTGGAATCCTCCGATGTGCGCTACAGAGCGAAGATATAATTAAGAAGCAGGCTCGTTGGATTGGCGATACAGCAGCGTCTCTTGGCTGCAAATAACGGACATCTTAAAGTGCTCCCCCCTCCCGTATTAAATGATATTCGTTGGGTGATTAATGTGTTGAAGGTTAAAGCTCAGATTTCGTGAGTGTCGTTTACTCTATTCCGCCACGTTTTGACTTTAGACGAGTGACGTTCGCTCCGGTCTGATTTGAAAATTCGTGTGGAGTGACATGCTCCTGCCGGTTGGCCTCCAGGTACCGGCTCCACCAGTTCATGATCAGCCTGCGCTCCTCGATGAACTCGGCCTTGTGGATATAAGCGGCGCGGACGTTGTTCCGCTCCTTGTGGCTCATCTGCCGTTCAATGGCTGTCTCCGACCACAATCCTGACTCGATCAGTGCGCTGCATGCCATCGAACGAAACCCATGCCCGCAGATATCGGTTTTGGTGTCGTATCCCATCGTTCGTAGCGCATTGTTCACGGTATTTTCGGACATGGGTTTCCAGGGTTTGGCATCACCTGCGAAGACCAATGCGAATTTGCCTGTGAGTGCATGGATTTTTTCGAGTAGCGCCACTGCTTGCGGCGATAAGGGTACTAAATGGATATCCCCTGCCATCTTCGTACCCCTTGTGGAAAAGGGTACTCCCTCCAACGCGGGTCGAGTGTCCGGTATCTCCCAGGTGCCGCGCTTGAGGTCGAACTCGCTCCAGCGTGCAAAACGCAGCTCGCTGGATCGTACAAACACATGGAGCGACAGCATCACCGTCAGACGGGTAAGTGCCCGGCCTTTATAGGTGTCGATCCGCTCCTGCAGTTCCGGCAGTCGCGATAAGGGTAGAGCGGGGCGATGTACCACCCGCGGGGCTTTGATCGAGCCTTCGAGATCGTAAGCAGGGTTTATGGTGATAAGCCGGAGGCGCTTTGCCTCGCGCATGATGCTCTGCAGGTAGTTTTGTACCCTTAAAGCAACGTCTATCGTTCCGCGCTTCTTGATCTCTTCCAAGGGCTGCATAAGGTCATGAGTGTCGAGGTCGACAATGGCGCGGGTGCCGATCAGCGGGAAAACGTGGGTTTTGAGGCGGCTCATCACAGTCTTGGAGTGGCCTGGTGCCCACTTGGCCGACATTTCCGTGTGCCAGTCCAGCGCAACGCTTTCAAAGGTTCTGCCTTTGATCACGGCTTCCGCCTTGGCTTGGTGCTTGGTCTCTATGGGATCAATGCCATCCGCCAGCATTCGCTTGACCTCCAAGCGCTTGCGGCGCGCATCGGCGAGGCCAATGACGGGGTAGTTGCCGAACGAGGTCAGTCCTTCCCGTCCGTCGGGTTTGACGTAACGGAGCCGCCAGCCTTTGCGGCCATTAGGTTGGACTAGGAGGTAGAGGCCATCGCCGTCGAAAAGCTTGTAGGCGCGGTCTGTAGGTTTTGCCAAGCGGCAAGCTGCGTCAGAGAGCGGAGCTGTGGTGCGCGACATAAGGGTACTCCCTTTTATCGAAGTGACCTGTATCCCAAACTCTACCCTTAAAACGGTTGGAATCCACCAGTTTCTGACAGAAACCGATGGAACCCCAAAACGAAAAAACCCGCCAGAAGGCGGGTTTTTCGGGGGTTCTAGAGATTTTGAAAGCCTTCTCTGGAACCTTGTATGGTGCCGGCACCAGGAGTCGAACCCGGGACCTACTGATTACAAGTCAGTTGCTCTACCAACTGAGCTATACCGGCGTGTTGGGCGACGATTATAGCGATTGGATTGGTTCTGTAAACCCCTGAATTCAGACTATTTTTGCGCAGGTGTCAGGTCAGGCGCGAAGCAGGGTTTTCTTGAGTTTCTGGATGGCTTGCCAGGTCCGGCTGTTTTGCATTGCGCGCAGCTGTGCTTCGGCCTGTTCGGCGCGTTGCAGGGCGGCGGTGAGTTGGTGTTCGGCGTCACTGACGGGGTGGCTGAAGTTGTGGCCTTTGCAGAACTGGAAATTGTCCAGGTTGCAGGGCGGGATGTCGAAGGCGGGTTTGAGGTGCAGGTGTTCTTCGGCGAGGTAATAGGTATTGATGCCGTCGAACAGGATGGACTGGTAGCCGGCGCCGGTGACGAGGGTTTCCCAGGTCTGGTCGCGTTCCCACGGGGTTTCGATGAGGATGACCCACGGCCGCCACCGGGTGAAGTCCATGCCGCGCAGGACAGTTTCTTCGTGGCCTTCGACGTCGATTTTCAGGAAGTGGATCGGCCGGCCCTGCGCGTGCTCTTCGCAGATGGAGGTCAGGGTGCGGGATTTGACGGTCTGGCTGCGCACGTCCATGCCGGCGTCTTTGTGCATTTGCGCCATGGCCGGGTCGACGGTCGAGAGGCCGGTGCCGGCGATGCCGTAGAAGGTCAGGCTCTCAGCGCTTTCGCCGGCCACGCATTGCAGGTTGGTGTCTTTGGGACGTTGCTGGCACAGGGCTTCGTAGTAGTTGGGCATCGGTTCGACGTTGATGCCGGTCCAGCCATGGTCGTAGAACGCTTTGGTGACCGAGTCATGGGTGGGGTCGTTGGCCCCGACATCGATATAGAAGCCGTTCTCGACAGTCTTGAGGGCGCGCCACAGGCGGATGTCTTCGAAATTCTGTGCGTAAGAAATGAACGTCACTGTCGCATCCTGTCGGTCGAATTTTCTTGTGGGTGGTCGCGCTGTCGGCGTCCTTGCGTCTGTGTATAACAAGAGTCACGAAGCGGTGCAATTTCCCCGGTCTGGCGTCCTGACTTCGGCGCTTATGTCCTTTGCATTGAATGCTTATGCACATCGGGCCGCACGCCTTGCCCCCTTCATTACTGTTTTTGCGGACCCGTTCTCATTTGTTCGCAAATGCCTGTTTTTCTGGTTTTTTTCGCAGGTGTACGAAAAGTGAACAGACTAGTTTCAGCTCTGAAACAGCCGTGTTTATTGGATCCACGATTATTTCATCAACAGAGTTATCCACAGGTCTGAATTGCTTTAAGGGCGTTCTGCCAGAAGCAGGAAATTACGCGGCGTGAGCGGAGTTTCGCAGAAGGTGCCCAGACGAACGGTATAGCCCTGCTCCCTGAGGAAAAGTGCCCGGTCGAGAACCAGCCATAGCTCCAACGGGCGTCGGAAAAGTCCGCGCAGCAGCTCCAGATTGCGTACATGCGCCAAGCGCTGCCAGCCAGCGGCTTCGAGTGCGGACCAATCTTGCGCGCCAACTGTGGATAACTCTTTCAGCGCGGCCAGATGATGGCAGTACTCGGCGAAGGGTTTGTCCAGCCAGGCGCTGGGCAGGGACGGAGTCGGCAGGTATTCATCAACGCCGCGCAGTTGCCGTTGCAGCAGGTCGAAACCCAGACGCCGGGCCATGGAGGTGTCACGTTGACGGCGCACGCGTGCACCGGCGGTGACGGTTTCGCTCATCGGGAGGGCGAGATCGTCGAGGGACAGCTGTAGGTCGGAGCGTAAAGCCACAGAGGAAAGTGGCTGATAGGCCGCAAGACTGATCCGGTTATAACAGCACGGCGCGATGGCGAGTTGCTTGCAACCTGCCGCACTGGCGAGCTGGATCAGTCGCACATGCAAGTCACCGCATGCATGCAGCGCGACGGGTGTGTGTCCGTTGTGCAGTAGTGATGCAGCATCCGAGGCCAGTACATCCTGTTCGACGTGCAGTGCGTGCAAGTGATGACGCTGGCTGAGTGCCTGTCCGCTGGCCACCAGTGCCGGGTCGTATTCCAGACAGGTCAGTTGTTGCCCGGTTTGCAGCAAACGCCGGCCCAGGTGGCCCTTGCCCGAGCACCAGTCCAGCCAATGCCTCGGCGGCGCAGCAAACGACAGGCGACTGGCAAACGCCTCAATCTGCTGCCACTTGCGCCCCGGCACATCGACGTTCAGGCGATGCCCGGCCGCTTGCAGTGCGTGCGCCGGCAATTCAGCCACCTGGCTCAGCTCAAGCGACAGCGCCGCCAACGAAGCAAATGGCTCCGGCGCACTCAACGAGCAAGGGTGGTTGTGGCTGCTTTCCGCGTCGTCCAGCGAGCGGTTGCGTAGCCACAAGGACAATTCAGGGTAGGACGTTTCCCAAGGCAGGTGCAGATGAGTAAACGGCCGTGGCTTCCACAGCGCTTGATGCTCGATCAGAAAAGCATCCAGCGCCGTGAAGCGGGCGAGCAGGGCCTCGCCCGTCAGCACGCAGGAGGAATCAACGCCCTTGGCAGGCATCGACGCGCAACCAGCGCTCCAGCAGCTTGAAGCCGCGAACCAGCACGTAAGCCATCAACAGATAGAACATGCCCGCGGCGAAGAAGATCTCCACCGGCAGGTAGGTTCGGGCAATGATGGTGCGGGCCATGCCGGTCAGTTCCAGCAGGGTCACGGTACTGGCCAGGGCGCTGGCCTTGAGCATCAGGATCACTTCGTTGCTGTAGGCCGGGAGGCCGATGCGCGCGGCTCGCGGCAGGATGATATAGAACAGCGCTTTGGCGCGAGACATACCCAACGCGCGCGCCGCTTCGATTTCACCCGGCGGAATCGCCTGGATCGCGCCGCGCAGGATCTCGGCGATGTAGGCAGCGGTGTGCAGGGTCATGGTCGCGGTGGCGCACCAGAACGGATCGCGCAAGTACGGCCACATGGAGCTATTACGGATGACATCAAACTGCGCCAGGCCGTAATAAACCAGGAACAGCTGAACCAGCAACGGCGTGCCGCGGAAAAAGAAGATATAGCCGTAGGGAAATGCCCGTACGTACCAGAGTCGTGACGAACGCGCGATGCCCAGCGGAATCGCCAGCAGCAAACCGGCGATCACGGCGATGGCCACCAGTTCCAGGGTCAGCGTTGCGCCTTGGGCCAGTTTCGGCAGCCACTTGATGATGACTTCCCAGTTCATTGGGTGCTCCTCGCGAAGCCGCGAGCGGCACGTCGTTCCATTAAGTGCATGCCGCTCATGGCGAGCACGGTCAAGCCCAGGTACATGAACGCGGCCACCATATAGAAGGTGAACGGTTGCTTGGACACGGTCACGCCGATTTGCGCGTGGCGCATGATTTCTTCCAGGCCGATGACCGATACCAGCGCGGTGTCTTTCATCAGGATCATGAACAGGTTGCCAAGGCCCGGCAGGGCGATGCGCCACATTTGCGGCATGATCAGTTTGGTGAAGATGCGAAACTTCGACAGACCCAACGCCACGCCGGCTTCACGGTGACCTTTGGGAATCGCCAGAATCGCGCCCCGAAACACTTCGGTGGCGTAGGCGCCAAAGCACAGCCCCAGGGCAATCACACCGGCTGCGAAGGCATTGAGTTCGAGGTCGGGGTTACCGAAAAACTCGCCCATGGCACGCATCAGGTTGACCGTGCCGAAATAGATCAACAGCACCCAGAGTAATTCCGGAATACCGCGAACCAGTGTCGAATAAGTGCCGCCAAGCCATTGCAGCGGCTTGTATGGCGAAGTCTTGGCCAAGGCGCCGAGCAGACCGAGCACCAGTCCCAGGCACAGGGCCGAGAGTGCCAGTTTCACAGTCATCAGCGCGCCGGCGGCGAGCGCCGGGCCGAATCCGTAGAGATCGATAGTCATGGATTTCTTTTCAAATCGCGGCAGGCAATGCCGAGAACCGGCACCGCTATAAAGCGGCGCCGGTCAGGCAGGTCAGAATCAATAGATGCTGAACGGGAAGTACTTGTCGTTGATTTTCTTGTAGGTGCCGTCAGCGACGATTTCTTTCAGTGCGACGTTCAGCTTCTCGCGGATCGGGTCGTTTTTACGGACAGCGATACCGATTTTGTCGCTTTCTTCTACCGGATCGCCTTTGAATTCGTAAGACCTGCCGGCGTCGCTTTTCAGCCACTCGTAGTTGACGTATTTGTCGGCGAGGATGCCGTCCAGACGACCAGAGGTCAGGTCCAGGTAAGCGTTTTCCTGAGTGTCGTAGAGTTTGACTTCGACGTCGGGCATGTTGTCTTCCATCCAGGTACCGGCGAGGGTCGCACGTTGTGCGCCGATCACTTTGCCTTGCAGGGAAGCCTTGTCGGTTTTGAAGTCTGCGTCTTTCTTGGCGATGAATTGCAGCTTGTTCGAGTAGTACGGGTCGGTGAAGTCCACCGCACCCTTGCGCTCGTCAGTGATCGACATCGAG
It encodes the following:
- a CDS encoding integrase arm-type DNA-binding domain-containing protein yields the protein MSRTTAPLSDAACRLAKPTDRAYKLFDGDGLYLLVQPNGRKGWRLRYVKPDGREGLTSFGNYPVIGLADARRKRLEVKRMLADGIDPIETKHQAKAEAVIKGRTFESVALDWHTEMSAKWAPGHSKTVMSRLKTHVFPLIGTRAIVDLDTHDLMQPLEEIKKRGTIDVALRVQNYLQSIMREAKRLRLITINPAYDLEGSIKAPRVVHRPALPLSRLPELQERIDTYKGRALTRLTVMLSLHVFVRSSELRFARWSEFDLKRGTWEIPDTRPALEGVPFSTRGTKMAGDIHLVPLSPQAVALLEKIHALTGKFALVFAGDAKPWKPMSENTVNNALRTMGYDTKTDICGHGFRSMACSALIESGLWSETAIERQMSHKERNNVRAAYIHKAEFIEERRLIMNWWSRYLEANRQEHVTPHEFSNQTGANVTRLKSKRGGIE
- a CDS encoding Panacea domain-containing protein encodes the protein MANTARNRLVNAIIFFADNTKVCGKIKLFKLLYLLDFEHFRQTGKSVTGGDYQAWKFGPVPIDLMEEWEELNDDLAGLVTIVSEQVVDYVRQKVVVKEGISFDDEEFTPRQLRIMNNLVSRYKETFSPKMIDVTHEQNGAWDKIWNNGNGAHKPIPYELSIKEDAPEREDLLAIASENAMYQAALAAARQESV
- a CDS encoding ABC transporter permease yields the protein MNWEVIIKWLPKLAQGATLTLELVAIAVIAGLLLAIPLGIARSSRLWYVRAFPYGYIFFFRGTPLLVQLFLVYYGLAQFDVIRNSSMWPYLRDPFWCATATMTLHTAAYIAEILRGAIQAIPPGEIEAARALGMSRAKALFYIILPRAARIGLPAYSNEVILMLKASALASTVTLLELTGMARTIIARTYLPVEIFFAAGMFYLLMAYVLVRGFKLLERWLRVDACQGR
- a CDS encoding ABC transporter substrate-binding protein, with the protein product MQNYKKVFLAAAVTLAFSAGAMAETLKMGIEAAYPPFNNKDASGNVVGFDKEIGDALCAKMKVECTVVTSDWDGIIPALNAKKFDFLISSMSITDERKGAVDFTDPYYSNKLQFIAKKDADFKTDKASLQGKVIGAQRATLAGTWMEDNMPDVEVKLYDTQENAYLDLTSGRLDGILADKYVNYEWLKSDAGRSYEFKGDPVEESDKIGIAVRKNDPIREKLNVALKEIVADGTYKKINDKYFPFSIY
- a CDS encoding methyltransferase — translated: MPAKGVDSSCVLTGEALLARFTALDAFLIEHQALWKPRPFTHLHLPWETSYPELSLWLRNRSLDDAESSHNHPCSLSAPEPFASLAALSLELSQVAELPAHALQAAGHRLNVDVPGRKWQQIEAFASRLSFAAPPRHWLDWCSGKGHLGRRLLQTGQQLTCLEYDPALVASGQALSQRHHLHALHVEQDVLASDAASLLHNGHTPVALHACGDLHVRLIQLASAAGCKQLAIAPCCYNRISLAAYQPLSSVALRSDLQLSLDDLALPMSETVTAGARVRRQRDTSMARRLGFDLLQRQLRGVDEYLPTPSLPSAWLDKPFAEYCHHLAALKELSTVGAQDWSALEAAGWQRLAHVRNLELLRGLFRRPLELWLVLDRALFLREQGYTVRLGTFCETPLTPRNFLLLAERP
- a CDS encoding ABC transporter permease, producing the protein MTIDLYGFGPALAAGALMTVKLALSALCLGLVLGLLGALAKTSPYKPLQWLGGTYSTLVRGIPELLWVLLIYFGTVNLMRAMGEFFGNPDLELNAFAAGVIALGLCFGAYATEVFRGAILAIPKGHREAGVALGLSKFRIFTKLIMPQMWRIALPGLGNLFMILMKDTALVSVIGLEEIMRHAQIGVTVSKQPFTFYMVAAFMYLGLTVLAMSGMHLMERRAARGFARSTQ
- a CDS encoding FkbM family methyltransferase, translated to MTFISYAQNFEDIRLWRALKTVENGFYIDVGANDPTHDSVTKAFYDHGWTGINVEPMPNYYEALCQQRPKDTNLQCVAGESAESLTFYGIAGTGLSTVDPAMAQMHKDAGMDVRSQTVKSRTLTSICEEHAQGRPIHFLKIDVEGHEETVLRGMDFTRWRPWVILIETPWERDQTWETLVTGAGYQSILFDGINTYYLAEEHLHLKPAFDIPPCNLDNFQFCKGHNFSHPVSDAEHQLTAALQRAEQAEAQLRAMQNSRTWQAIQKLKKTLLRA